The following coding sequences are from one Myxococcus guangdongensis window:
- a CDS encoding DnaJ domain-containing protein: protein MTPSQAAEALYSAHKSRATGWLTLSAGGRESRLSLREGDLVGARLGFGYQSPAQALLQGGLLDAEALDGLWARGGAGTPDEDLLEARGLAAEVVAEQQVLAQVRRLSELAERAAFEAGSVEAEFEPISGVRVVRAALERGGAEGAGTRVYRCAEVSACAPWVTDAAERELLETLGEFRRPEGLTPVHEALLLVLEREGAVEALSVEEWEALEEARRRAEEEARRAEEARLAEEARLAEEARVAEEARLAEEARVAEEARLAEEARLAEEARVAEEARLAEEARVAEEARLAEEARLAEEARLAEEARLAEEARVAEEARLAEEARLAEEARLRAEEERRAEEARLAEEARLAEEARVAEEARLAEEARLAEVARLRAEEERRAEEARLRAEEERRVEEARLAEEARLAEEARVAEEARLAEAARLAEEARVAEEARLAEAARVAEEARLAEEARVAEEARVAEEARLAEAARVAEEVRLAEEARLAEEARLAEEARLKEEARVAEEARLAEEARVAEEARLAEEARVAEEARLAEEARVAEEARLAEEARVAEEARLAEEARLAEEARVAEEARLAEEARVAEEARLAEEARVAEEARLAEEARVAEEARLAEEARVAEEARLAEEARVAEEARLAEEARLAEEARVAEEARLAEEARVAEEARVAEEARLEEEARAAEEARLRAEEERRAEEARLAEEARVAEEARLEEEARAAEEARLRAEEERRAEEARLAEEARLAEEARLAEEARLRAEEDRRAEEARLAEEARLAEEARVAEEARLAEEARLAEEARLAEEARLRAEEERRAEEARLAEEARVAEEARLAEEARLRAEEERRAEEARLVEEARVAEEARLAEEARLAEEARLRAEEERRAEEARLAEEAHLAEEARLAEEARLRAEEERRAEEARLAEEVRLAEEARLAEEARVAEEARLAEEARLSEEARLAEEARLRAEEERRAEEARLAEEARLAEEARLAEEARLAEEARLRAEEERRAEEARLVEEARLAEEARVAEEARLRAEDERRAEEVRLAEEARLAEETRLREEEERRAEETRLVEEARLAEEARATEAARHAEEARVAEETRLAEEARLRAEAERLAEEARLAEESRVAEETRLAEEARLRAEEARLAEEARRAEELRLEVERRRADAVRRAKEARQAEQARLAEEQHQAEQARLAEEQHQAEQARLAETQALQLPAPTAPTQEDIGELMLDVGDIIPADDVEEAPSPTSSRASNVPPLAASSLTLQGESREALRSARDRAQAELLHDMEEALRRSKSQPLEPWLAEEPARSVVPPTRTKDRVPVQDESWRATQTSLTSEPEPEDLPLLEAEPEPELWAEAVPAAEPLPTPPPRAASGPPVLTPVEPPVLMPDLDTLIEGSPESEDDDSLWASRPAPVAAPPPLRLGPTPAKNKRASEDDLWRIVSFDKDEAAETLTASFEAALQQVDAHLETLVRSDVNQANAGADEPPVEAIVEATIEADFETFPGDNTGPTGETAWSEPSGDLDDWDFDEDDVAADPSNPDEAAKLRRQRLLRRAMENMGVLGGRGAPTAPVGTAPVTEAGPAAAPAAPTEPPKPDEARQAQLIEQRYADVQARKDHFYVLGVPQDAPRDQVKAAFLSLAKVFHPDRLPPTLPHLAQKITSVFEAIREAYEVLYDDARRKAYIQTLQAQQALPKPPPPASGGSTGSARPAPGRPESSPDDLYKMGEVYFRKRDFTTASEHYERAHALDPKATYLAARAWAIYMDPARKADMAKAKQMMLDAVKADPNCDRAHYQLGVIARVEGDMDRAERHFREAVRANSKHLEANQELRLIDMRKKNPPKKGGFFR, encoded by the coding sequence ATGACCCCGTCGCAGGCCGCCGAAGCGCTGTATTCCGCCCACAAGTCCCGAGCCACGGGCTGGTTGACGCTGTCCGCTGGAGGGCGCGAGTCGCGGCTGTCCTTGCGCGAGGGTGACCTCGTGGGGGCTCGGCTGGGGTTTGGCTATCAGAGTCCGGCGCAGGCGTTGTTGCAGGGTGGCCTGTTGGACGCGGAGGCGTTGGACGGGTTGTGGGCGCGGGGTGGGGCGGGGACGCCGGACGAGGATTTGTTGGAGGCGCGGGGGCTGGCCGCGGAGGTGGTGGCGGAGCAGCAGGTGCTCGCGCAGGTGCGCCGGCTGAGTGAACTGGCGGAGCGCGCGGCCTTCGAGGCGGGGAGTGTGGAGGCGGAGTTCGAGCCCATCTCCGGGGTGAGGGTGGTGCGGGCCGCGCTGGAGCGGGGTGGGGCGGAGGGGGCGGGGACGCGGGTGTATCGGTGCGCGGAGGTGTCCGCGTGCGCGCCGTGGGTGACGGATGCGGCGGAGCGGGAGCTGCTGGAGACGCTCGGGGAGTTCCGGCGGCCGGAGGGGTTGACGCCCGTGCACGAGGCGTTGCTGCTCGTGCTGGAGCGGGAGGGGGCTGTCGAGGCGTTGTCGGTGGAGGAGTGGGAGGCGCTGGAGGAGGCGCGGCGACGGGCGGAGGAGGAGGCTCGTCGGGCCGAAGAGGCTCGGCTGGCGGAGGAGGCTCGCCTCGCCGAAGAGGCTCGTGTCGCGGAAGAGGCGCGACTGGCTGAAGAGGCTCGTGTCGCGGAAGAGGCGCGACTGGCTGAGGAGGCTCGTCTCGCTGAAGAGGCTCGTGTCGCGGAAGAGGCTCGCCTCGCTGAAGAGGCTCGTGTCGCGGAAGAGGCGCGACTGGCTGAGGAGGCCCGTCTCGCTGAAGAGGCGCGACTGGCGGAGGAGGCTCGCCTCGCTGAAGAGGCTCGTGTCGCGGAAGAGGCGCGACTGGCTGAGGAGGCTCGTCTCGCTGAAGAGGCTCGTCTCCGTGCTGAGGAAGAGCGTCGGGCCGAAGAAGCTCGCCTTGCCGAAGAGGCTCGCCTCGCTGAAGAAGCTCGTGTCGCGGAAGAGGCGCGACTGGCTGAGGAGGCTCGCCTCGCTGAAGTGGCTCGTCTCCGTGCTGAGGAAGAGCGTCGGGCTGAAGAGGCACGACTCCGTGCGGAGGAAGAACGACGGGTTGAAGAGGCCCGTCTCGCTGAAGAGGCTCGGCTGGCAGAAGAGGCCCGTGTCGCCGAAGAGGCGCGACTGGCGGAAGCGGCTCGGCTGGCAGAAGAGGCCCGTGTCGCCGAAGAGGCGCGACTGGCGGAAGCGGCTCGCGTCGCCGAAGAGGCCCGCCTCGCTGAAGAGGCCCGTGTCGCTGAAGAGGCTCGTGTCGCGGAAGAGGCGCGACTGGCGGAAGCGGCTCGCGTCGCCGAAGAGGTCCGCCTCGCTGAAGAGGCGCGGCTGGCGGAAGAAGCTCGTCTCGCTGAAGAGGCGCGGCTGAAGGAAGAGGCCCGCGTCGCTGAAGAAGCGCGACTGGCGGAAGAGGCTCGTGTCGCGGAAGAGGCCCGCCTTGCTGAAGAGGCTCGCGTCGCGGAAGAGGCGCGACTGGCGGAAGAGGCTCGTGTCGCGGAAGAGGCCCGCCTTGCTGAAGAGGCTCGCGTCGCGGAAGAGGCGCGACTGGCGGAAGAGGCGCGACTGGCGGAAGAGGCTCGTGTCGCGGAAGAGGCCCGCCTCGCTGAAGAGGCCCGCGTCGCTGAAGAAGCGCGACTGGCGGAAGAGGCTCGTGTCGCGGAAGAGGCCCGCCTTGCTGAAGAGGCTCGCGTCGCGGAAGAGGCGCGACTGGCGGAAGAGGCTCGTGTCGCCGAAGAGGCCCGCCTCGCTGAAGAGGCCCGCGTCGCTGAAGAAGCGCGACTGGCGGAAGAGGCTCGCCTCGCCGAAGAGGCCCGCGTCGCTGAAGAGGCCCGCCTCGCTGAAGAGGCTCGTGTCGCGGAAGAGGCCCGCGTCGCTGAAGAGGCTCGGCTCGAGGAAGAAGCCCGTGCCGCTGAAGAGGCTCGGCTTCGTGCGGAGGAGGAGCGTCGAGCTGAAGAAGCGCGACTAGCGGAAGAGGCCCGCGTCGCTGAAGAGGCTCGGCTCGAGGAAGAAGCCCGTGCCGCTGAAGAGGCTCGGCTTCGTGCGGAGGAGGAGCGTCGAGCCGAAGAGGCCCGCCTCGCCGAAGAGGCGCGACTGGCGGAAGAGGCCCGCCTCGCAGAAGAAGCTCGGCTTCGTGCGGAGGAGGATCGTCGAGCTGAAGAGGCGCGACTGGCCGAAGAGGCGCGCCTCGCCGAAGAGGCCCGTGTCGCGGAAGAGGCGCGACTGGCGGAAGAGGCGCGACTGGCGGAAGAGGCCCGCCTCGCAGAAGAGGCTCGGCTTCGTGCGGAGGAGGAGCGTCGAGCTGAAGAAGCGCGACTGGCCGAAGAGGCCCGTGTCGCGGAAGAGGCCCGCCTCGCAGAAGAAGCTCGGCTTCGTGCGGAGGAGGAGCGTCGAGCTGAAGAGGCGCGACTGGTCGAAGAGGCCCGTGTCGCGGAAGAGGCGCGACTGGCGGAAGAGGCCCGCCTCGCAGAAGAGGCTCGGCTTCGTGCGGAGGAGGAGCGTCGAGCTGAAGAGGCGCGACTGGCCGAAGAGGCGCACCTTGCGGAAGAGGCGCGACTGGCGGAAGAGGCTCGGCTTCGTGCGGAGGAGGAGCGTCGAGCTGAAGAGGCGCGACTGGCCGAAGAGGTGCGCCTTGCGGAAGAGGCGCGACTGGCCGAAGAGGCCCGTGTCGCGGAAGAGGCCCGCCTCGCTGAAGAGGCGCGACTGTCCGAAGAGGCCCGCCTCGCAGAAGAGGCTCGGCTTCGTGCGGAGGAGGAGCGTCGAGCTGAAGAGGCGCGACTGGCCGAAGAGGCCCGCCTCGCCGAAGAGGCGCGACTGGCGGAAGAGGCCCGCCTCGCAGAAGAAGCTCGGCTTCGTGCGGAGGAGGAGCGTCGAGCTGAAGAGGCGCGACTGGTCGAAGAGGCGCGCCTTGCGGAAGAAGCCCGTGTCGCTGAAGAGGCCCGCCTCCGAGCAGAAGATGAGCGTCGGGCTGAAGAGGTCCGCCTCGCGGAAGAAGCTCGGCTTGCTGAAGAGACGCGTCTTCGTGAAGAGGAAGAACGTCGGGCTGAGGAGACTCGTCTCGTTGAGGAAGCGCGATTGGCTGAAGAGGCTCGCGCTACCGAAGCGGCTCGGCATGCGGAGGAGGCCCGAGTCGCCGAAGAGACTCGCCTCGCTGAAGAGGCTCGTCTTCGTGCAGAGGCAGAGCGTCTCGCGGAAGAAGCCCGTCTCGCTGAAGAGTCCCGCGTCGCCGAAGAGACTCGCCTCGCTGAAGAGGCTCGTCTTCGTGCGGAGGAAGCCCGTCTCGCTGAAGAGGCCCGTCGTGCCGAAGAACTCCGACTCGAGGTCGAGCGTCGCAGGGCTGACGCGGTTCGCCGCGCGAAAGAGGCACGTCAGGCCGAACAGGCCCGCCTCGCGGAGGAACAGCACCAGGCCGAACAGGCCCGCCTCGCGGAGGAACAGCACCAGGCCGAACAGGCCCGTCTCGCGGAGACCCAGGCCCTTCAACTCCCAGCCCCCACGGCCCCCACGCAGGAGGACATCGGCGAGCTGATGCTCGACGTCGGCGACATCATCCCCGCCGACGACGTCGAAGAAGCCCCGTCTCCCACCTCGTCACGCGCCTCCAACGTCCCGCCGCTCGCGGCATCCTCCCTCACCCTCCAGGGCGAGAGCCGCGAAGCCCTGCGCTCCGCCAGGGACCGCGCCCAGGCCGAACTCCTCCATGACATGGAGGAGGCCCTGCGCCGCTCGAAGTCGCAGCCGCTCGAGCCCTGGCTCGCGGAGGAGCCGGCCCGCTCCGTCGTCCCGCCCACCCGCACCAAGGACCGGGTCCCCGTCCAGGATGAGTCCTGGCGTGCGACGCAGACCTCCCTCACCTCGGAGCCGGAGCCCGAGGACCTCCCCCTGCTCGAGGCCGAACCCGAGCCCGAACTCTGGGCGGAAGCCGTCCCCGCCGCCGAGCCGCTCCCCACCCCTCCACCCCGCGCCGCCTCCGGTCCCCCTGTCCTCACCCCGGTCGAGCCCCCGGTCCTGATGCCGGACCTGGACACCCTCATCGAGGGCTCTCCCGAGAGTGAAGACGATGACAGCCTCTGGGCCTCCCGCCCGGCCCCCGTCGCCGCGCCGCCCCCCCTTCGCCTGGGCCCCACGCCCGCCAAGAACAAGCGGGCCAGCGAGGACGACCTGTGGCGCATCGTCTCCTTCGACAAGGACGAGGCCGCCGAGACCCTGACCGCCTCCTTCGAAGCCGCCCTCCAGCAGGTGGATGCCCACCTGGAGACGCTCGTCCGCTCGGATGTCAATCAGGCGAACGCCGGCGCGGACGAGCCCCCGGTCGAAGCCATCGTCGAAGCAACCATTGAAGCGGACTTCGAGACCTTCCCCGGTGACAACACCGGCCCAACTGGCGAGACTGCGTGGTCCGAGCCGTCTGGAGACTTGGACGACTGGGACTTCGACGAGGACGACGTGGCGGCAGACCCCTCCAATCCCGACGAGGCCGCGAAACTCCGGCGCCAGCGCCTGCTTCGCCGTGCGATGGAGAACATGGGCGTGCTCGGGGGCCGCGGGGCGCCCACCGCCCCCGTGGGCACCGCCCCCGTCACGGAGGCCGGCCCCGCGGCGGCGCCCGCCGCCCCCACCGAGCCCCCCAAGCCGGACGAGGCCCGACAGGCCCAGCTCATCGAGCAGCGCTACGCCGATGTGCAGGCCCGCAAGGACCACTTCTACGTCCTCGGCGTCCCCCAGGATGCCCCCAGGGACCAGGTGAAGGCCGCCTTCCTGAGCCTCGCCAAGGTCTTCCACCCGGACCGGCTCCCGCCGACGCTGCCGCACCTGGCGCAGAAGATAACGTCCGTCTTCGAGGCCATCCGCGAGGCCTACGAGGTCCTCTACGACGACGCCCGCCGCAAGGCCTACATCCAGACCCTCCAGGCCCAGCAGGCGCTGCCCAAGCCGCCGCCGCCGGCCTCGGGCGGGTCCACCGGGTCCGCGCGCCCCGCACCGGGACGTCCGGAGAGCAGCCCCGATGACCTCTACAAGATGGGCGAGGTCTACTTCCGCAAGCGCGACTTCACCACCGCGTCGGAGCACTACGAGCGCGCCCACGCCCTGGACCCCAAGGCCACCTACCTGGCCGCGCGCGCCTGGGCCATCTACATGGACCCCGCCCGGAAGGCGGACATGGCCAAGGCCAAGCAGATGATGCTGGACGCGGTCAAGGCGGACCCGAACTGCGACCGCGCGCACTACCAGCTGGGCGTCATCGCCCGCGTCGAGGGCGACATGGACCGGGCCGAGCGCCACTTCCGCGAGGCGGTCCGCGCCAACTCCAAGCACCTGGAGGCCAACCAGGAGCTGCGGCTGATCGACATGCGCAAGAAGAACCCACCCAAGAAGGGCGGGTTCTTCCGCTGA